A single Triticum dicoccoides isolate Atlit2015 ecotype Zavitan chromosome 2A, WEW_v2.0, whole genome shotgun sequence DNA region contains:
- the LOC119358219 gene encoding senescence-specific cysteine protease SAG39-like produces MGICTTKKDEVLPEDLYPCDDHDNADGNKSMEYYKKLLLSVDCSDYEDEISKEEEMVVLPTKAVKMISSCGLKRSLITSLEEVVDTGKPKNTKVKEESGEISGVCWIWWGNILINGRCYVRAPKLRYSFDALRLLDHHRGELLRIAWRVDDDGPRFNHPHWPLATWLAAPCTCRKNTHVRMAPSFPSLPLLAVLVILCATMPALPSPCGAMLENVVVHDLLMLGRFHRWMSAHNRSYAGAREKLRRFEVYRSNMEYIDAANAAGELGYELGENEFTDLTHEEFMARYTGGEFVNNEDGDFVGDTIITTLAGDVHEGRETMEDEDSLGVGLPESWDWNEQGFVTPAKNQQKCGACWAFAAVGAVESQLKKKTGELLDLSEQELVDCDSTQKPGGCKGGSPYRAFEWIKSKGGIMKEAEYPYEAQQGQCRTNGDAIRRGKIYQIGMMKSEERYLQEAVYKRGPTAVGIDSRDRNLQHFKSGIYKGPCGTALNHGVLVVGYGARDGEKYWVVKNSWGQTFGENGFFLVSRGADGKAGLCGIAMRAVYALV; encoded by the exons ATGGGAATCTGTACAACCAAGAAGGATGAAGTTCTTCCTGAGGATTTATATCCCTGTGATGACCATGATAATGCTGATGGAAACAAGAGTATGGAGTATTATAAGAAGTTGCTGCTGTCTGTTGACTGCTCTGACTATGAGGATGAGATAAGTAAGGAAGAAGAGATGGTTGTTCTACCTACTAAAGCTGTTAAAATGATCAGTTCTTGTGGTCTGAAGAGGTCACTGATTACTTCTCTAGAGGAGGTGGTTGATACTGGAAAGCCTAAAAACACAAAGGTCAA GGAAGAAAGTGGTGAAATATCAGGTGTGTGCTGGATTTGGTGGGGAAACATACTCATCAATGGAAGGTGCTATGTACGGGCTCCCAAGCTGCGCTACTCCTTCGATGCTTTGAGGCTGCTCGACCATCATCGCGGGGAACTGCTTAGGATCGCCTGGCGTGTTGATGATGATGGG CCACGGTTCAACCACCCCCACTGGCCACTGGCCACTTGGCTAGCCGCGCCCTGCACTTGCCGCAAAAACACACACGTGCGCATGGCTCCGTCTTTCCCTTCGTTGCCTCTCTTGGCCGTCCTTGTGATCCTGTGCGCCACCATGCCGGCGCTCCCTTCACCGTGTGGAGCCATGCTCGAGAACGTCGTCGTCCATGACCTGCTGATGCTGGGCAGGTTCCACCGGTGGATGTCCGCGCACAACCGCTCCTATGCCGGCGCCAGAGAGAAGCTACGCCGCTTCGAGGTGTACCGCAGCAACATGGAGTACATCGACGCCGCCAACGCGGCCGGCGAGCTCGGCTACGAGCTCGGAGAGAACGAGTTCACCGACCTCACCCACGAGGAGTTCATGGCGCGGTACACTGGAGGCGAATTCGTCAACAACGAGGACGGCGATTTTGTTGGTGACACGATCATCACCACTCTGGCCGGGGATGTCCACGAGGGGCGTGAAACAATGGAGGACGAGGATAGCCTGGGGGTGGGACTTCCTGAAAGCTGGGATTGGAACGAGCAGGGCTTTGTTACACCGGCTAAAAACCAACAGAAATGCG GAGCTTGTTGGGCATTTGCGGCAGTGGGAGCAGTTGAAAGCCAGCTGAAAAAGAAGACCGGGGAGCTACTGGATCTATCCGAGCAGGAGCTAGTCGACTGTGACTCGACACAAAAACCTGGCGGCTGCAAGGGTGGGAGTCCCTACAGGGCGTTTGAGTGGATCAAGAGCAAGGGGGGCATCATGAAGGAGGCCGAGTACCCATATGAGGCACAGCAGGGGCAATGCAGGACCAACGGGGACGCCATCCGCAGGGGGAAGATCTACCAGATAGGGATGATGAAATCAGAAGAAAGGTATCTGCAGGAAGCCGTGTACAAGAGGGGCCCGACGGCCGTCGGCATCGACTCGCGCGACCGCAATCTGCAGCACTTCAAGAGCGGCATCTACAAGGGGCCGTGTGGCACCGCACTGAACCACGGGGTGCTCGTGGTGGGATACGGGGCCAGGGATGGGGAGAAGTACTGGGTCGTCAAGAACTCTTGGGGGCAGACGTTTGGGGAGAATGGCTTCTTCCTCGTGAGCAGGGGAGCCGATGGAAAGGCCGGGCTGTGCGGTATCGCCATGAGAGCCGTCTACGCCCTCGTGTAG